Proteins encoded in a region of the Zea mays cultivar B73 chromosome 2, Zm-B73-REFERENCE-NAM-5.0, whole genome shotgun sequence genome:
- the LOC100284250 gene encoding NDR1/HIN1-like protein 1 gives MSKEKHHRDWILRRCCGSIAACILTLAVVVGFIVLVIYLALRPSKPSFYLQDVQLRSIDLSDPALSLDLQVTIASRNPNERVGVYYKTLDAFTTYRDEAVTVPVSMPAIYQGHKDVSVWSPVMSGDAVPVAQYVADAMKQDIEAGYVLLHVRVDGRVKWKVGSWVSGSYHLFVNCPALLATSGSAGAAAGGGVFAASAASGVVPAGVNTTVSLKFTHPADCTVDV, from the exons ATGAGCAAGGAGAAGCACCACCGCGACTGGATCCTCCGGCGCTGCTGCGGCTCCATCGCCGCCTGCATCCTGACGCTGGCCGTCGTCGTAGGCTTCATCGTGCTCGTCATCTACCTGGCGCTGCGCCCCTCCAAGCCGTCCTTCTACCTGCAGGACGTGCAGCTGCGCTCCATCGACCTCAGCGACCCGGCGCTCTCCCTCGACCTCCAG GTGACGATCGCGTCGCGGAACCCGAACGAGCGGGTGGGCGTGTACTACAAGACGCTGGACGCGTTCACCACGTACCGCGACGAGGCGGTGACGGTACCCGTGTCGATGCCGGCGATCTACCAGGGCCACAAGGACGTGTCGGTGTGGTCGCCGGTCATGTCGGGCGACGCGGTCCCCGTGGCGCAGTACGTGGCGGACGCCATGAAGCAGGACATCGAGGCGGGATACGTGCTGCTCCACGTCAGGGTGGACGGCCGCGTCAAGTGGAAGGTCGGCAGCTGGGTCTCGGGCAGCTACCACCTCTTCGTCAACTGCCCCGCGCTGCTCGCCACCAGCGGCagcgccggcgccgccgccggcggAGGCGTCTTCGCCGCCAGCGCCGCGTCCGGGGTAGTCCCCGCCGGCGTCAACACCACCGTCTCCCTCAAGTTCACGCACCCGGCCGACTGCACCGTCGACGTGTGA
- the LOC118476317 gene encoding coiled-coil domain-containing protein 8 homolog, with amino-acid sequence MVPVPRPAVAAVPRPTVAALDPEGERRRQRPYVVAAVSRPAVAAPDPEGERRQRPCAVAAIPRSVAATPLPRRAVAEVPRSAARPLCRQAAASPKPRGGGTSKAGEQATPVDVRVATATHEARCSSERRHGRGEMRAAMIARDIL; translated from the exons ATGGTACCAGTACCTAG gccggcggtggcggcggttcctaggccgacggtggcggccctcgatccagagggcgagcggcggcggcagcgccctTATGTGGTGGCGGCGGTttccaggccggcggtggcggcccccgatccagagggcgagcggcggcagcgtccttgtgcggtggcggcgattcccaggtcggtggccgcaactccattacctcgacgcgcggtggcggaggttcctcgatccgcagcgaggcccttgtgcaggcaagcggcggcgtccccgaagccccgaggaggcggcacttccaaggccggcgagcaagcgacgcccgtcgacgtgcgagtagcgacggcgacgcatgaggcgcgatgttcgagcgagcgacgtcacggaaggggcgagatgcgcgcagcgatgatcgcgcgtgacatcctctga